One genomic window of Cuculus canorus isolate bCucCan1 chromosome 11, bCucCan1.pri, whole genome shotgun sequence includes the following:
- the LOC104059059 gene encoding acylamino-acid-releasing enzyme isoform X3: MAAAPQVGEGGWGLRARAGVSSPTAWLSPAQAAGSPTACYQELSRFPTITRAALRAAAGAQTFLLYTECSRPDPPRRRPLRFSRHYSLWHTGDGCLAACPAALSAEIHNQLLSQDSPTGRHRAVLSRCPRQGHELLEVWSSSGRSHSVDLTALGKHGEVYTERPFACLAWSHSETRLLYVAEKSRPKPRPPCPWDVPGTAMPVEEGEEEEEGEQFVYHEDWGEALSARSVPVLCALDLEGSRVSVLEGVPEHLSPGQALWSPGDRGVVFVGWWHEPFRLGLSACSNRRSGIFHLDLGSGRCELLSAERAAACSPRLSPDGHRLLYLEGDLGGPHRQCLRLRMLTWQTRQTVTVLDVVQEPTEGERGAVGRAGRCCGVGPRCRAPTTPARCSCAPLAAFAGIYAEELPPRCWAADSRRAVLGTPQRSRTDLLLVDTEAATVTSLTAGSPEGHWELLTLQWDLLVAACSAPHRPPSLVSRAPAPPGWHGKLQLGTAWHGTVWRARHSMVWHSTALAWNSAAQNGMAQPEPVCHSMAWGCREQQSLARPRRAQCGTGQGGGSSATGTPGAAPLLGAAGGCPNRARHHLEDLDGCDSVQRAEPPCAWHAGVRGAAAEPPGWLGTAPPRRVPPRWPPRRLRCPLAPEHGRIVPAGLRRAAGELPRLPGLRPGRHHRPARPRGPAGRGRHPGEGREGAAGGVCWGDADVWVLAMGSAGGMLMSGCCLWDADGERLVFGCWW; this comes from the exons ATGGCCGCGGCACCCCAGGTGGGcgaggggggctgggggctgcgggcCCGTGCCGGGGTGAGCTCACCCACGGCGTGGCTCTCCCCTGCCCAGGCTGCCGGCAGCCCCACCGCCTGCTACCAGGAGCTCAGCCGGTTCCCCACCATCACGCGTGCCGCCCTCAGGGCCGCCGCAGGGGCACAGACCTTCCTGCTCTACACCG AGTGCAGCCGCCCCGACCCGCCTCGCCGACGGCCCCTGCGCTTCAGCCGCCACTACAGCCTGTGGCACACAGGTGACGGCTGCCTCGCGGCGTGCCCGGCAGCGCTCAGCGCCGAGATCCACAACCA GCTCCTCAGCCAGGACTCGCCCACGGGGCGGCACCGCGCCGTGCTCAGCCGCTGCCCGCGGCAGGGCCACGAGCTGCTGGAG GTGTGGAGCAGCAGCGGGCGCAGCCACAGTGTGGACCTCACGGCGCTGGGGAAACACGGGGAGGTCTACACGGAGA GGCCCTTCGCCTGCCTGGCTTGGTCCCACTCGGAGACGCGGCTGCTCTATGTGGCTGAGAAGAGCCGTCCCAAACCGCGGCCCCCGTGCCCCTGGGATGTGCCGGGAACCGCCATGCCggtggaggagggggaagaggaggaggag ggcgAGCAGTTCGTGTACCACGAGGACTGGGGGGAGGCGCTGAGCGCCCGCAGCGTGCCCGTCCTCTGCGCCCTGGACCTGGAGGGCAGCCGCGTCTCGGTGCTGGAGGGCGTCCCGGAGCACCTCTCTCCCGGGCAG GCCCTGTGGTCGCCGGGTGACCGCGGCGTGGTGTTCGTGGGCTGGTGGCACGAGCCCTTCCGCCTGGGGCTGAGCGCCTGCTCCAACAGGAG GTCGGGCATTTTCCACTTGGACCTGGGCAGCGGGCGCTGTG AGCTGCTGTCGGCCGAGCGCGCTGCCGCCTGCTCTCCCCGGCTCAGCCCCGACGGCCACCGCCTGCTCTACCTGGAGGGGGACCTGGGGGGTCCCCACCGGCAGTGTCTGCGCCTGCGCATG CTCACCTGGCAGACGAGGCAGACGGTGACAGTGCTCGATGTGGTGCAGGAGCCCACAGAGGGTGAGCGCGGCGCGGTGGGCAGGGCTGGGCGCTGCTGTGGGGTGGGACCCCGGTGCCGAGCGCCCACGACCCCAGCTCGCTGCAGCTGTGCCCCGCTCGCAGCCTTCGCCGGGATCTATGCAGAGGAGCTGCCGCCGCGGTGCTGGGCAGCCGACAGCCGGCGAGCGGTGCTGGGTACCCCACAGCGGAGCCGCACG GACCTGCTGCTCGTCGACACGGAGGCGGCCACTGTCACCAGCCTGACGGCAG GGTCGCCCGAAGGACACTGGGAGCTGCTCACCCTCCAGTGGGACCTGCTGGTGGCTGcctgctcagccccacaccGGCCCCCCAGCCTGGTGAGCAGAGCCCCGGCACCGCCTGGATGGCACGGCAAGCTGCAGCTGGGCACGGCATGGCACGGCACAGTATGGCGTGCACGGCACAGCATGGtgtggcacagcacagccttgGCATGGAATAGTGCAGCACAGAATGGCATGGCACAGCCAGAGCCAGTGTGTCATAGCATGGCATGGGGTTGCAGGGAACAGCAGAGCCTGGCACGGCCAAGGAGAGCACAGTGCGGCACAGGGCAGG GTGGTGGCAGTTCTGCCACCGGCACGCCGGGAGCTGCCCCTCTGCTGGGTGCCGCTGGAGGATGCCCCAACCGTGCCCGGCATCACCTGGAAGACCTTGACGGTTGTGACTCCGTGCAGCGGGCAGAGCCCCCCTGCGCATG gcACGCAGGCGTTCGAGGCGCTGCTGCTGAGCCCCCCGGCTGGCTCGGCACCGCACCCCCTCGTCGTGTGCCCCCACG GTGGCCCCCACGCCGTCTTCGATGCCCGCTGGCGCCCGAGCATGGCCGCATTGTGCCGGCTGGGCTTCGCCGTGCTGCTGG TGAACTACCGCGGCTCCCTGGGCTTCGGCCAGGCCGGCATCACCGCCCTGCTCGCCCACGTGGGCCAGCAGGACGTGGCAGACACCCAGGTGAGGGGCGCGAGGGTGCTGCTGGCGGGGTCTGCTGGGGGGATGCTGATGTTTGGGTGCTGGCGATGGGATCTGCTGGGGGGATGCTGATGTCTGGGTGCTGCTTGTGGGATGCTGATGGTGAGCGGCTCGTGTTCGGGTGCTGGTGGTGA